A window of Chryseobacterium sp. IHB B 17019 genomic DNA:
TAATTTCTTATCGCTTTTTACCGTGTCCAGTTTTAGCTGCTGCTTTGGTTTTGCTTTGGCTTTATTCGTGGCCGCATCCATGTAGCCAATCACAGAATTGGTCTGACTCAGCACATCATTATTAACGTTCGTATAGAATTTATCGTTGTCTTTTTTGGTTTTACTGATCGTTGTATTCAGTTCATTGAACGTCTGGAAACGGTAATCGTCCGTAATCCTTTCTTCTTCAATAGCCTTATTAATGATTTCACTTACATCAAAATGTGAAACTAAAGTGTCAAATTTTATCGCCTGATCCGGTTGTTTCAATCGAACATTTTCGGGTTTTCCGGCAAAATTATCTTCGTAAACATATCCGTTATAAAGCACCAGTTTCAGATAATTTTTGTTGGCAGCAGGAATGAATTTTCCTTTTTCTGCCACAATAGACTGCTGATTTTCATAACTGCTGGCTTTCTTGTGCACAAAAACGCCATCAATATTTTCGCCATTTTCACCATAAATTTTATCAAATTTCACCATATATCCGGGAATCTGATCGATAAACTGACCCGGTGTAAAGTTCAGGGCCGGTTTTGTCTGGGCAATATTAAAAAGCATGTTTTTTGCCTTTCTCTGGAAATCCGGAATGATATTGTTGGAAAAGAAATAGAGCATGACTGACATGATCGCCGTGACCCCCAACAAAGGAAGCATCACCCTGGTCAATGAAATTCCGGCCGCCTTCATTGCCGCAAGCTCGTATCTTTCCCCAAATTCCCCAAAGGACATGATACTGGCCAAAAGAATGGTAAGCGGTAAAACCATACTGATAACACTTACTCCAAGATAAAAAAGGAGCTTCATGATTTGCCAGTAGCTTAATCCTTTCCCCATAAACTGCCCAAGCTGAACCCAGATAATGTTTACAATAAAAATGAAAAACAATACACTGAATATGAAAAAAAAGGGCCCGAAGAAGGTTTTTATGATGTATCGGTCTAGTATCTTTAACATTCGCCAAAATTAATCAAAAAGCCACAAAGTTTTCTTTGCAGCTCTTATATTTTATGAAATTTTTATAATAATCTTCCGCCAAACGGCTAATCAGTGCTTAGAGTTCTGTGATCAGGTAATTCTTATATTTATTCTTATCAAAAACAAACATATTCGATTCAAGATCCTGATTTTCTTTATAATCCTTAATAGCAATTACTGCAACATCCTTATTATTTCCGTGCTGTTCCAGCTTTACCATTTGTTTTTTTACAGAATCTACAAAAAGGTAAACATATTTTATCCCATTAGACTTTATTGGAGTCAGTTTGATGAAATCTGCATTTACACCGTTTACGGATTTTTTACCATTGTATGTCACATTATAATCATTTCTGTAATTAGAAAGATAGTTGATAGGGGAGAACATGGAGCTGCTTCCGTTGGGTTTGGCAACCGTCACTTCCATATCTTCCGTATTGATATTGTAGATTTTATTTCCGTCGAAAATCTGCTCGGTTTCCATGATTTTCAACTTATATTTGTCTCCTGCAGCATAGTAAATTCCCGGCTCGGTTTTGTTTACCTGCCCGTTTACTCCGGTTCCGAAGGAAAATTTAAAATAGGTATTCTTTTTAGAATTGTAGTTTGCTGTAATATCATCTAATATTTTCTTAGCCTTCGCATCAATTTTCTGAGCGCTTGCCAATCCTACTGTTCCTACAACAAATCCGCTTAGTATAACTTTTGAAATAATATTTCTCATTTTATTTTATAATCTTTAATCTTTAGACATTTTCAAGATTTAAAAGTTAAATCAACATCTGATTTTCCTTTTATTTACGCAGGTCTTCCAAAAACTGTTCCAAAGAATGAAGGTCGCTGATCAGAACTTCTCTCGCTTTTGCACCATTAAATCCGCCCACAATTCCGCTTGCTTCCAATTGATCCATAATTCTGCCGGCTCTGTTATAGCCTAATTTTAATTGTCTCTGCAGCATCGAAGTAGAACCCTGTTGAGTAGAAACGATAATTCTTGCAGCCTCTTCAAACAAAGCATCTTTCTCATTCGGATCAAAGGTCCCCACAGTACTTGTGCCTTCTTCAGAAACATATTCAGGAAGAAGAAATGCCGATGAATATCCTTTTTGTTCACCGATGAATTCTGCCAATCTTTCCACTTCTGGTGTATCTACGAAAGCACATTGAAGCCTTAAAATTTCATTTCCGTTAAAATAAAGCATATCCCCCTTACCAATCAGCTGATCCGCTCCCGGAGAATCCAGAATCGTCCTGGAATCCACACTGGAAATTACCCTGAATGCTGCTCTTGCAGGGAAGTTTGCTTTAATCATCCCTGTAATTACGTTTACGGAAGGCCTTTGAGTGGCAACAATAAGGTGAATACCTACCGCTCTGGCTAATTGTGCTAATCTCGCAATCGGTAACTCAACTTCTTTTCCGGCAGTCATGATCAAATCCGCAAACTCGTCAACCACCAAAACGATGTATGGCAAATAACGGTGTCCGTTTTCCGGGTTTAATTTTCTTTCCGTGAATTTTTTATTGTATTCCTTTAAGTTTTTACAGAAAGCATTTTTAAGCAGATCATATCTCTGATCCATTTCTACGCAAAGAGAATTCAGCGTATTGATCACTTTATTAGTATCCGTGATAATTGCATCATCAGAATCCGGAAGTTTTGCAAGATAATGTCTTTCAATTTTTGAATATAAAGAAAGTTCCACTTTTTTAGGGTCCACCATCACGAATTTCAGCTCGCTTGGATGTTTCTTATAAAGAAGCGAAGTCAGAATTGCGTTGATACCAACCGATTTACCCTGACCTGTTGCACCCGCCATCAGTAAGTGAGGCATTTTTGACAGATCCGCCATGAAAATTTCGTTGGAAATCGTCTTCCCGAAAACCACCGGAAGATCCATATCCGTATTCTGGAATTTTTGTGAAGCAATCACAGAACGCATAGAAACCATCGTAGGATTTTTTCTCGGAACCTCAATTCCGATCGTACCTTTTCCGGGCATCGGAGCAATAATCCTGATTCCCAAAGCCGAAAGATTCAACGCGATATCGTCCTGCAGTTTTTTGATAGCCGCCACCCTGATTCCTGCCTCAGGAACAATTTCGTATAAAGTTACTGTTGGGCCTATTGTCGCTTTAATTTCTGCAATTCCTACATTAAAGTTTTTCAGTAACCCGACAATTTTATTTTTATTTTCTTCTAATTCTTCCTTATTAATAGAAATTTCTTCGTTTCCGTAATCCGTTAAAAGTTCAACGGTAGGCATCTGGAAATTAGGCAGATCCAATTTGTGGTCATAAAGACCGTGTTTTTCAACTAATTCCTGAGATTTTCTGTCTGTATCATCCAAAATGTCCACCACAGGCGCAACTTCTACATTAAACTTAATATTTTCCTGTGAATTATTGGCAGGTTTGCTGTCAAAAGCCTGTTCAGGACTTAAAGTAGGAACACTCGGCTTAGTATTAAGATTTAAATTCAGGGACTGTGAAAAGTCGTTTTTATTATCTTCTTCAAACGAAGTATGGTTTGGGGTAATGATAGGGTCTAAATTAGTAGAAACCGGAACTTCAGGAAATCCTTTCGGAATGCTCACATGTTCTGGTTCTGTCATTACGACTGGCTTTTCAACAACTTCCGTTACCGTAATTTTTGATGGTGTTTCTTCTGTTTTTTCCGCTTCTTCGATCAATTCTTCGTCTGCTTCAAAATTTTCAGAACTTGGCATCATAGATTTTACTCTTCCGATTGTATTCTCATTAATATCGTTAAGTTTTGACTTAATAGAGCTCGGGCGGAGATTAAATTCCAAAATAAAATATAAAGCAATACTCGCCACCAAAACCAGCCAAAGACCCACCGTTCCTATTATTGCATTAAGAGAATCCATGATCTGATATCCGTAAACACCACTCAAAACACCTTGTCCTTTTGTAATGGCGCCAAACAAAATAGGAAGCCAGCAAATGAAAAATAATGAGTGTCCAATGGTTTTCCAAGGCTTGAATATTTTCTTTTTTAAAATAATCGTCCCAAAAACCAGAAACAAAAAGGCGATGATAAATGAAGCCACCCCAATGCTCTCGAAAATGAAAAGATTCCCGAGCCAGTCGCCAAGTTTACCAAAGAGGTTTGAAGATTGTATACTCTTGTCAAGCATCGTTCCTGCCTGGCTTTGATCCGCCTTCCAATTCATTAAGTATGAGACAAATGAAAAAGTAAGAACTACGGAAAAAAGTATAAAAGTAAGCCCGGAAAATACCCGCGGCTTAGATAAAAATTTGCCTTTTTCAGGCGATTCCTGTTGTTTGTTTTGTGTGTTTTTATCCATAATATCAATGAGGCAAATTTAATGTTTTTTCGACATTAAACGAATGCTTTTTTGTTAAAAGCAATTTTAATTTTCCTTTGAATTCTAAAGAAAATTTTCTGTTTGATTTTAATTTTTGATTGATTAAAAATATTTAAAATAAAGCAAATCCAGTTAAAAAATATGATCTATTTTAATTTGATAATGTTGCGGAGATTATAACATACTAATATGAAAGAAAAAATTAATCAGATTTCATTTTTTGAACTAGTTCAAAGGTCAGGAATTTCCGGACATCTAATTTTGTCCTATAAATTTTAAAGAAAAAATTATGAAAAATATTGTAAGAAACACATTGATTTTAAGTTTAACATTAATCTCATTATTAACAATTAACGCACAAAAAAGAAACATGGAAAATACAGCATTATTAATTATCGATGTACAAAATGATTATTTCAAAGGAGGAGCCATGACATTGTCAGGAGCAGAAGAAGCGGCAAAAAAAGCACAGCAAGTGTTGGAGTTTTTCAGAAAAAACAATCTGCCGGTGGTTCATATTAAGCATCTGGCAACAAATGAAGGAGCAACTTTCTTCCTTCCCGACACAAAAGGTGCGGAAATCAATTCTTTAGTCGCTCCTAAAAATGAAGAAAAAATAATCATAAAGCATTATCCTAACAGTTTCAGAGAAACAGACCTTCTGGAATATTTACAGTCAAAAGGAATCAAAAATCTTGTGATTACAGGCATGATGACGGACGTTTGTGTAGAATCCACTACCAGAGCAGCTTTCGATTTTGGTTTCAACAACCTGATTATCGGAGACGCTACAGCAACCAGAGACAGGGATCTGAACGGTAAAGTTGTAAAAGCAGAAGAAGTTCAAAGGTCGTTTTTAGCAGGAATTTCAGCACTGGGAGGTCTTTACGCCAAAATTGCCAATGCAAGGGATTTCATAAAATAATTGCAGTCACTTTAAAGCTAGATGTAATAAAGGTATCAATATAATTGGTATCTTTATTTTGCTTAAATATAAATGATGTTTGATTTACTTTATAAAAATATTTCCAGGCACATCCACCTTTCCGAGGAAGAATTCCAGCAATTTTCCGTTCCTTTTACATTAAAAGAATACAAGAAGAAAGAAATTGTCCTTAAAGAAGGTGAGCATTGCCTTTTCGAAGGTTTTGTTCTGGAAGGCTGCTTTAAAGTATATTTCCTGAACGAGGACGGTCTTGAGCAAACACTGTATTTTGCCGTAAAAGAATGGTGGATTACCGATCTGGACAGTCTTATCAACAATGTTCCCAGCACTTTAAATATCGAAGCTCTGGAAGACAGCAAGGTACTCATGATCTCCAGGAAAGATAAAGAGAATTTGTATGAAACTATGCCGCAGACAGAAAAGCTTTTCCGGATTATGAATCAAAAATCTTCAGCAGCTTTACAAAGAAGAATTCTTTCTTTAATGAGTAAAACAGCAGATAAGCGTTATCTCGATTTCCTCGAAAAATATCCTACACTTGAGCAACGGATCACGCAACAGCAGGTTGCAGCCTATTTGGGAATTTCACATGAATTTTTAAGTAAAATCAGGAAGAAAACAACCCTGAAAAAATAACCGGATGTCTAACGGGTTATTTATAAATTAAATGTGATTTTATTTAATTTTTCATAATAACAATTTAATTATTAAGAATGTTTCAAAATAACGCAAATCCGCTCTAAAGTGATAAAAAACAGCTTTTTTTATCCTCTTTGTGGTTTATCATCCTTATTTTTGCATGTCAAGTATATTAAATCATGAAGAAGATACAGGATATTCTTATCTCAACCAGGACAATGGCTGTGTTGTTATTGGTATTTGCATTTGCAATGGCTTATGCTACGTTCTTAGAAAACGACTATGGAACCCCAACAGCAAAGGCTTTAATCTATGAAGCAAAATGGTTTGAATTAATCATGTTTCTGCTAATTCTCAATTTCATCGGAAATATCGCGAGATATAGACTTTGGAGGAGAGAAAAATGGCCGGTTTTGGTCTTTCACCTTGCCTTTATATTGATTTTCATCGGTGGTGCAATTACAAGATACATCAGTTTTGAAGGGACAATGCACATCAGGGAAGGCGAGACGTCCAACGAGATTGTGACCGATAAGAATTTCTTTAAAATTCAAATTGAAGAAAAAGGTGATATTCTTGATTATCAGGATATTCCTTACTTGATGTCTCCATTACATAAAGATTTCAACGCTACTTACGATTTTCACGGAAAACAACTGAAAGTCGAAGCAAAAGAATATATCCAGAGAAAAAAAGACAGCTTACTTGCTGATCCCAACGGTGCAGAATATCTCCATTTGGTTTCTACAGGACAAACCGGAAGACAGAATATTTACATCAAACCTGGGGAAACCAAATCTATTAACGGAACTTTGGTGACCTTTAACAGGGCTATCGAAGGCGCGGTAGAGTTTAAAAATGAAGGTGGGAAATTATTCATTAAAACTCCTGTTGATGCATCTTTTATGACCATGGCAACGCAAGCTACAGGAAGTACGGCTAAAGATGAATATCAGCCTTTGGTTCTGAGAAGCTTATATACAATTAATGAGCTTAAGCTTGTTGTTCCTGAAGGACTTAAAAAAGGAAAATTAATGGCTATTGAAGGCGACAGGAAAAAAGACGCTGCCGTTCCTGATATGTTAACCATTGAAATTCAAGGGCCAAAAACAAAACAATTGGTTGATCTTTCCGTTGAAAAAGGAAATCCAAATGCCTACAAACAGGTAACAATGGACGGCCTGAATATTATGGTAGGTTTCGGACCGAAAATTTACAATACACCTTTCTCGCTTAAACTGGATGACTTTGTGATGGAAACCTATCCGGGAAGCTCATCGCCGAGTGCATACGAAAGCCACGTTAAAATCATTGATCAGGGAAAAGAAACTCCTTACAAAATCTATATGAACCACGTTCTGAATCACGGCGGTTACCGTTTCTTCCAATCTAGTTTTGATCCGGACAGAATGGGAACTGTACTTTCTGTAAACCACGATTTCTGGGGAACTTTGATCTCTTACATCGGGTATACATTCTTATTCGGAGGAATGTTCTTTATGTTCTTCTGGAAAGGAACTCACTTCTGGAAATTAAACAAAATATTGAAAGACGTCAACAAAAAAAGAACTGCTGCCGTACTTCTGCTATTCTTAAGTTTAGGCTTAAATGCTCAGAAAATTGAGACCCACGGAACCACTGATGGAAGCAGGGAACACGTCCACGTAGAAGGTGAAAACCACAATCACGCTCCGGAATCGGCTCAGGTTCAGCAGCCAAGACAAAATTCTTTAGCCGCTCCTTTAGCCAAAATGAGATCAATTTCTCCGGACGAAATTATCGCCAGAAATAAAATCAGCAAAGAGCATGCGGATAAATTCGGGTATCTTCTGGTTCAGAATTTTGACGGAAGAATTGTTCCTATCAATACTGAAGCATTAGATGTTTTAAGAAAATTATACAAAAAAGATGAGTTTAAAGGAACAGACGGAAAATCTCTGACGGCCAACCAATGGTTCCTTTCCATTAATACAGATACACCGAGCTGGACAATGGTTCCGATGATTAAAATCGGGTCAAAAGGAGGTGATGAATTGAAGAATAAA
This region includes:
- a CDS encoding LolA family protein, encoding MRNIISKVILSGFVVGTVGLASAQKIDAKAKKILDDITANYNSKKNTYFKFSFGTGVNGQVNKTEPGIYYAAGDKYKLKIMETEQIFDGNKIYNINTEDMEVTVAKPNGSSSMFSPINYLSNYRNDYNVTYNGKKSVNGVNADFIKLTPIKSNGIKYVYLFVDSVKKQMVKLEQHGNNKDVAVIAIKDYKENQDLESNMFVFDKNKYKNYLITEL
- a CDS encoding Crp/Fnr family transcriptional regulator, yielding MFDLLYKNISRHIHLSEEEFQQFSVPFTLKEYKKKEIVLKEGEHCLFEGFVLEGCFKVYFLNEDGLEQTLYFAVKEWWITDLDSLINNVPSTLNIEALEDSKVLMISRKDKENLYETMPQTEKLFRIMNQKSSAALQRRILSLMSKTADKRYLDFLEKYPTLEQRITQQQVAAYLGISHEFLSKIRKKTTLKK
- a CDS encoding cysteine hydrolase family protein, which translates into the protein MKNIVRNTLILSLTLISLLTINAQKRNMENTALLIIDVQNDYFKGGAMTLSGAEEAAKKAQQVLEFFRKNNLPVVHIKHLATNEGATFFLPDTKGAEINSLVAPKNEEKIIIKHYPNSFRETDLLEYLQSKGIKNLVITGMMTDVCVESTTRAAFDFGFNNLIIGDATATRDRDLNGKVVKAEEVQRSFLAGISALGGLYAKIANARDFIK
- a CDS encoding FtsK/SpoIIIE family DNA translocase translates to MDKNTQNKQQESPEKGKFLSKPRVFSGLTFILFSVVLTFSFVSYLMNWKADQSQAGTMLDKSIQSSNLFGKLGDWLGNLFIFESIGVASFIIAFLFLVFGTIILKKKIFKPWKTIGHSLFFICWLPILFGAITKGQGVLSGVYGYQIMDSLNAIIGTVGLWLVLVASIALYFILEFNLRPSSIKSKLNDINENTIGRVKSMMPSSENFEADEELIEEAEKTEETPSKITVTEVVEKPVVMTEPEHVSIPKGFPEVPVSTNLDPIITPNHTSFEEDNKNDFSQSLNLNLNTKPSVPTLSPEQAFDSKPANNSQENIKFNVEVAPVVDILDDTDRKSQELVEKHGLYDHKLDLPNFQMPTVELLTDYGNEEISINKEELEENKNKIVGLLKNFNVGIAEIKATIGPTVTLYEIVPEAGIRVAAIKKLQDDIALNLSALGIRIIAPMPGKGTIGIEVPRKNPTMVSMRSVIASQKFQNTDMDLPVVFGKTISNEIFMADLSKMPHLLMAGATGQGKSVGINAILTSLLYKKHPSELKFVMVDPKKVELSLYSKIERHYLAKLPDSDDAIITDTNKVINTLNSLCVEMDQRYDLLKNAFCKNLKEYNKKFTERKLNPENGHRYLPYIVLVVDEFADLIMTAGKEVELPIARLAQLARAVGIHLIVATQRPSVNVITGMIKANFPARAAFRVISSVDSRTILDSPGADQLIGKGDMLYFNGNEILRLQCAFVDTPEVERLAEFIGEQKGYSSAFLLPEYVSEEGTSTVGTFDPNEKDALFEEAARIIVSTQQGSTSMLQRQLKLGYNRAGRIMDQLEASGIVGGFNGAKAREVLISDLHSLEQFLEDLRK
- a CDS encoding LptF/LptG family permease; this encodes MLKILDRYIIKTFFGPFFFIFSVLFFIFIVNIIWVQLGQFMGKGLSYWQIMKLLFYLGVSVISMVLPLTILLASIMSFGEFGERYELAAMKAAGISLTRVMLPLLGVTAIMSVMLYFFSNNIIPDFQRKAKNMLFNIAQTKPALNFTPGQFIDQIPGYMVKFDKIYGENGENIDGVFVHKKASSYENQQSIVAEKGKFIPAANKNYLKLVLYNGYVYEDNFAGKPENVRLKQPDQAIKFDTLVSHFDVSEIINKAIEEERITDDYRFQTFNELNTTISKTKKDNDKFYTNVNNDVLSQTNSVIGYMDAATNKAKAKPKQQLKLDTVKSDKKLEMIYNAYNRLDNLKNTLEAKNNEINPGVKYYGKVVIYQQRIVTYSFTCIIFFLIGASLGSIIRKGGMGLPVIIAIVIFIIFYVINVGTENMAWSGKINPYLAAWIPNMVLFPFGVWMTYKALTDSQLFDAEKYKALFKPVTKLFVKTKEHKRYQ
- the ccsA gene encoding cytochrome c biogenesis protein CcsA, which gives rise to MKKIQDILISTRTMAVLLLVFAFAMAYATFLENDYGTPTAKALIYEAKWFELIMFLLILNFIGNIARYRLWRREKWPVLVFHLAFILIFIGGAITRYISFEGTMHIREGETSNEIVTDKNFFKIQIEEKGDILDYQDIPYLMSPLHKDFNATYDFHGKQLKVEAKEYIQRKKDSLLADPNGAEYLHLVSTGQTGRQNIYIKPGETKSINGTLVTFNRAIEGAVEFKNEGGKLFIKTPVDASFMTMATQATGSTAKDEYQPLVLRSLYTINELKLVVPEGLKKGKLMAIEGDRKKDAAVPDMLTIEIQGPKTKQLVDLSVEKGNPNAYKQVTMDGLNIMVGFGPKIYNTPFSLKLDDFVMETYPGSSSPSAYESHVKIIDQGKETPYKIYMNHVLNHGGYRFFQSSFDPDRMGTVLSVNHDFWGTLISYIGYTFLFGGMFFMFFWKGTHFWKLNKILKDVNKKRTAAVLLLFLSLGLNAQKIETHGTTDGSREHVHVEGENHNHAPESAQVQQPRQNSLAAPLAKMRSISPDEIIARNKISKEHADKFGYLLVQNFDGRIVPINTEALDVLRKLYKKDEFKGTDGKSLTANQWFLSINTDTPSWTMVPMIKIGSKGGDELKNKTKANDEGYTSLMNLFPADANGNLTYILENDYNIAFRKKPAEQTNYDKEVISVNERVQIFNEFFSGQFMRIVPVKNDPNHTWHSWLDQKFEPDMESQQVMGPYFAEVLQAQQTGNWSKADAELAKLSDYQQKWGKAVVPAKSKVDLEVFMNEVNLNFKLLIFYTLIGGLLLILGFVELFKPHRILNKIIKVIIVIGIVGYALHFLGLVARWYISGHAPWSNGYEAIIFISWVGITAGLILYRNANALIPAAGFMVAVIMMGFAHGGSALDPQITPLVPVLKSYWLIVHVAIITSSYGFFALSMIIAVISLVFYIISSKKTYKLHHDTTLKELSIVSEMSLTIGLFALTVGNFLGGIWANESWGRYWSWDPKETWAFISIMVYAFVLHMRLVPGLRSRWAFHVATMFAFCSMVMTYFGVNYYLSGLHSYAAGDPVPVPAWVYIGLGTMLTLATVSFFKFKVLNKK